The candidate division KSB1 bacterium nucleotide sequence ATCCAAGATAAGCAGGAACTGTTCTTCAAAATCACCTAGCGCCGAATAGCGAATCGAGATATCCACAGCACGTGATAACATCCACTCAGCAATTTTAGGCGGTTTGTTTTTAATCATAACATAATTTTCAACCGGATTCAAAATTAGTATTCGAAAATAGGAAAACACAATTTTATACTGACGTATACACCTAGCCGGAATGATTTCATATACTCCTTACAAATTCAGCCGACGCGCTTCTCGTGCGAGATTCAAGCTTTGTGGAGATTTGAGACCTTTATACAACTCCATAGTTTTGCGTCAAACGTGCGCCTAATATTGCTCGTTATAGCCCTCAGGTAAAGTGGTATTGATAAAGGCAGTTCGAGGAAGGACTTCACAAATTCTTCCAAATATGCATCCTTTAGTCTCAAGAATGCATTATATTAATAATGACAAGTAAACTTTCATATAATTATAAATTCGAACCGAATTTTGGGAATTAGTGACACTCGAAGAAGAAAAACGAATTATTCAAAAAGCCAAAAAAGATCCACAATCATTTGGAATACTGTTCGATGAGTATTATCCGAAAATCTTCGGCTATATCCATAGAAGAATTTTGGATTTTGAGTTGGCAAAAGATATAGCGTCGGAAGTTTTTTTTAAGGCATTCAAACATTTGGGGAAATTTCGCTGGCAAGGTATTTCAATTTCATCATGGTTGTATCGTATTGCCGGCAATGAAATCAACTATTATTTTCGGCGAAAACGTTATGATGTTCGCTATTTTAGCGAGCTCATAGAAGAATATGGGCTCGACTGGATTGATTCTCAAACGGCCAATGCAGAAAAAAAAGCAGTACTACAGCAAATGGAAAACTATCAGGATTTTCAACTCATTCAGTCAAAAATGAAATTGCTGCAAGTTAAATATCAAGAGGTTATAGCACTCAAGTATTTTGAGGATAAAAGCATCAAGGAGATTTGTGAAATACTTGGAAAAAAGGAAGGCACAATAAAATCGTTACTCTCCCGTGGATTGGAAACATTGCGTAACTTAATGGAATAGTGCAACTTTCTTGGTCAAACTAGCATTTTGTGTTTAAGAAAGAGGTTGAATAAAATGAAAAAAAAGGAGTTCATGAATAAAATGGAAAATTTAGCCAAACCGGATATGCTGAGTGAAAGCCATAAGAGACAATTAAAAATCGCCCTGATGAATACACGAAAATCTGCTATCTTCGGTGTTTTCCTGGTCATAGCCCCTTTTCTATTCGCCATGGGTGCAATTTTTAGGCACGAATTGGGCATGGATTTTAAAATATTCACATGGTTCTTCGATTTCATCGGGGCCATCGATCCCGACTCCGATTCTTCATTGATTAGCTGGGGCATTCGCTTTTTACTGATTGGCGGTCCGGTCATCGCGGTAATCATTAACTTACTTGCCATTCTGCATTTTCAATTCGATAGTATCACTAAAGAAATTCAGGTGACTATGAAATTAAAATGGAGTAATATTGCCGTCATTTTATTTTGTTCCTTCATATTTATGATCTTCTTTGTCTACCTACTTGTCGAAAACCTAAATCCGCTTAAATAAATAGTTTGAGTAAAAGGACAGTGTATTTTTTATTCAATCTTCATTTGAATTAGACATACTACATTCTGCTGAAAATATATCTGTAAATTTTATGAACATGATGGAAATAAAAAAGGTTCATCATAAAAATGAGTGCTTAGGTATTCTTAGTAAAGACATGGGATTAGAACCTTGAATGATGCAAATTTAAAAACCGCTAAAGCGGTTGAAATCTATTGATAATCCTATTTACACCTGGCTTAAGCCAGGTGTAAATGACAAAAAACAATATGTTATAACCGTTTCAACGGTTTCAAAACAATGGTCTATTTCATTTATCATTTTGTGAATTTTGTTCATCTTGCTAACCTGTCTTAATACTTTTACGAATAAGTCCGCATTATTCAGGATACAGGATAATGCGGACAACACAAAACAAGTGGCTTTTGATGTCAGCAAGATTTCAGAGGCTACTACAAGAACTTTTACTTGGCCGGATGTTGACGGTATCGTTCTTGTGGGGAAACTTCCACCACCGACAGGTGGGGTTGTTGCTTTTTTCGATGCGTTCGGGTTTCCAACAGCAGCAAGGCTTCTGCATTGGGACGATAATAATGAACGATTGGGTGTCGGTACGGGCCACACCCGCAACGCGGTTGCATGTCGCTAACGGTAATAGCGGGGTCACACCAGATTCTAATGCTGATGATCTGTTTGTGGAAAATAGCAGTGACGCAGGGATAACAATCGGTTCAGGTATCGCAAACTCGGGTGCCATTAAATTTGGTAATACAAATAACTCCTCAATTGGCGCGATAAACTATAATCATGTTTCGGATAACATGAGTATAACAGTGAACGGAAGTACCGCAATGACAATAGCTAGCGACGGCATGGCCGTCATTGGAGACGTGGCAGTCGCAGGGAAGCTGGTAATCGGGGATTTAGACAATGCCGCGTGTATTGCCAATGCTGGCCTAGATGGATTGTTTCTTGATAAGAATTGCGATGACATTAAGCGGTGAGTGTCGAAGGAGAAATCTATGCCAGTAGTTTCAATCAAGAGGTAAATAAATCGGCGCTTACCTCTATTGCTCATGCCAAAGTGTGTGAGTTAAAACAACACCTTACACAAACTATAACAAGATTACTACGGAATTCATTAGATGCTTGTTATTGTATTTTCAGGAAGATTCTGTGTTTTCACACAGCCTCTAAAATTTGTTTGATATTTGAAAATTTAATATTTAGATATTGTTTAGTGCTTCGTGCTTCTGATTTCGAATTTAATCAAAGTGTTTGAAAAAATAAAGTTAATTCTAAACAATAGCTCCATCTATAAATCCATCAAAGATTTTTGCTCATTTTATTTTGGCGGTCTATATGATAGGATGGCTTCCCATCATGTTTTTTTGATGAGCGGGGGCTTGGCCTTTTCGATTTTCACTTGTATCATTCCATTTGTGCTGGTTTTGTTTTCTGTCCTGGGAACCTTACTGGAAATACCCTCGGTAGAGGGGCAGATTAGAACGTTCATAAAGAATGCCATACCCTACCCGGAAACCTCAAAATTGATTCAGGATTTCGTATTCGAGAGAATACATGAGTTTAAAATGCTAAAGACGATGGCCGGTTATTTGGGGGCGATCGCGCTTTTAATCGCCGCAAGCGGACTCTTTAGCAGCCTGCGCACCATACTCAATTCACTGTACGGTTTTGTGCGGGTCAAATCAGCGGTTGTCGGCAAACTTAGAGACATCGGCATGGTATTCTTCGTCATTTTATTTGTTCTGCTCACGACGATTCTTTTACCTATTTTAGACATTTTAGATAACTCCATCGAGAGTATCCCCTTTCTAACCACCATTCAGGTTGGCGTCATACAAAGATTTTTCCTTTCATCGCTGGCAATATTCGTTGTGTTTTTTATCCTGAGCCTGGTTTATTATTTTGTGCCGGATTCCAGGTTAGAAAAAAAGGTTGTCTTTTTATCCGCCTTTTGGTTTTCCCTGCTTTGGATCGCAGCAAACAAGATTTTTGGCTACTACATTACAAATTTTGCTACCCTAAAAAATATTTATGGCGCTTATGTATTCCTGATTGTCGGTATTTTTTGGATTTATTACTCTTCGGCGATTTTTATCATTGCCGCTGAAATCGGCCAGTTGTTTAGAGAGCGCAGGGCTAAGATAAGTGACCGAACGGTAATCGCAAATTAAGAATTGCGGAAACATTTTGGTGATTTCTACAAAGATCTAATTTCGGAAGCACAAATTTCGAATTTCTAAATCCTAAACAAATTCCAATTTTAAAATTCCAATAACTAAAAGAATTAGAAGAATTTACCGAGATTGAGTGGTTTGATATTTGAGACATTATT carries:
- a CDS encoding RNA polymerase sigma factor, with protein sequence MTLEEEKRIIQKAKKDPQSFGILFDEYYPKIFGYIHRRILDFELAKDIASEVFFKAFKHLGKFRWQGISISSWLYRIAGNEINYYFRRKRYDVRYFSELIEEYGLDWIDSQTANAEKKAVLQQMENYQDFQLIQSKMKLLQVKYQEVIALKYFEDKSIKEICEILGKKEGTIKSLLSRGLETLRNLME
- a CDS encoding YihY/virulence factor BrkB family protein: MAFSIFTCIIPFVLVLFSVLGTLLEIPSVEGQIRTFIKNAIPYPETSKLIQDFVFERIHEFKMLKTMAGYLGAIALLIAASGLFSSLRTILNSLYGFVRVKSAVVGKLRDIGMVFFVILFVLLTTILLPILDILDNSIESIPFLTTIQVGVIQRFFLSSLAIFVVFFILSLVYYFVPDSRLEKKVVFLSAFWFSLLWIAANKIFGYYITNFATLKNIYGAYVFLIVGIFWIYYSSAIFIIAAEIGQLFRERRAKISDRTVIAN